The Rhododendron vialii isolate Sample 1 chromosome 1a, ASM3025357v1 region CGATCAAGAGGGAATCCCACAGTTGACTTCTCATACTGTGCCTTCTAATCAAGCCTTGACGGCTACTGTTGACACAAATAGTGTTGTTGAAAAGGAAATTCCGCCACTTCAGTTTTTGCCTACAGCTCAACAAAAGAACCTTGGTGCGGGTTTTGGCAACGATGAAGCTGAAGCAATTGGAGTGGGGGTTGAGGGAACATGGGAGGCTATAATGGAAGAGGCCCAATTGAATTCAGGGTGTTtgggaaaaaaagggaaaaggaaggtaaataccccaggaggaaagaGATCGAGGTAACAACAGAACTACTGGAGTTAGAATTGCAATTTCAAAGGAAGATATCTTACAAACTAAGGGAATGCGTCTTATAGATGCTGCGAAGCATCTCGAAGGTATGCATGAATATAGTTCTTCAACAAATGAAAATCTTAATCTTGTTGGTAGTATCTTGCTGCTTGTTTCCAACTAGATAGATTTTTCtctcaaaaacaacaaaaaaaaacatttcagaaTCTGTCTTGCTTCAACCATGCTCTCTGTATGGCATCATCAAAATGGAGACCTCAATTTGCGTTTCCATATTTGAAGACTCAACTCAAAAATGGATACATTAGTAACTAAAAATATGCTCAATTCGTAAAAGATGTATctgaattttagtaatttttttggtaGCTTCTAATTGatctcattttaaaaaatgggtTTGTGTCGAGCATCTAATGCGATTTGTAAGTGGTATAAATGACTCAATACTTATGATATCTAAACTTAAGGGTAATTGTCTTTCAAAACTAGAACCGGCTCATAgtcaaatggtttggattggtccGGTTCATCGTTTTCATGAATAAGTTTGGTTCTTGAAACATTAAATCTTCACGACTTGGTTCGGTTTTTAGTTAAGTACAAAACCGAACTAAGGCCATTCACCACTTTTAAGTGAGAAATGCGTATaatctttttttgaactgcttttttcatgttttttgaaCTCCAGAAATGTGTATCAAAAAGAATAGGTAACATTAAAGCAGTATAgtaattactttctttttggaTCTAGTGTACTAATTACTTTGAAAATGATATCGATATCCCATATATATTCAACAAGGGAATTTGATTTTCGCAAAGAAAGTATTGGATCTTTAAAAGGTAGAGACTACAGATGGACTTGGAATTTGTGGTTCAACGTAAAGCGTGTGAATAGTTATACGATCTGAATGTACTTTTTGAAATAAGACTTAAAATATTGAAGTATGCAAAATGGAGATGTAGGTTGGAGTTACTCATGTAGAACAATTTTGAGCTTCTTGATTCCTATTTTTTGCAGTTAGCAAATCTACGCTTAAGCGAGTATGTCAAGAGTATGATATCTACAGATGGCCACCACGCAAGAAACAAGAACTTATCGGTCAATCTCGCCCCAAAAAATCTCCCACGGATGTTGATCAAGAGCAAATCCTTCAATTGAATCCTGATACGTTGTTGTCTTCTAATCAAGTCCCGGCTACTAGTGATACATATAGTGTGAAGGTAAAGGTAAGGTGTGAAGAAGGAACAATAATGTTTCGGTTGTCTAGTCCATCGAGAAAGGTAGAGCTGGAACAAGAAGTGAAAAAGAGGCTGTCATTCGAGGATGGCACTTATAAcatcaattacaaagatgagGATGAGGAGTTGATTTTAATAAATTGCGATGAGGATTTAGAGGAATATATCTCCAGTTCCAGCGCGGGGGCAGCCGTTTGATTGAGCTATTTCTTAAACTAACGTAGCTCATGAATTTCGCTTGGCCAACTTGAATCTTGGTACTGGAGCATTTACCCTTAATTTTACTTTAGAAAAAGTGTTTGGTTATGTAGTCAAACTGTTTGGACGTCTCCAGATCTATTGGAGAAGTGCTTTTACAGATTATTCAATAGCTTGGTATTGGAGTATTGGAGTTGTTGCTGTAGTTTGAAAATTTAGTGCTTCATATATATGGTATGTTTTTCGCTATGTTCTCCGATTTTGGGTTTTTcgattttttagttttgttgagCTAGGTTTGTGATGAAGAATGGTACggggaaaagggagaaagaaCAATAGTACTATGTGCTACGTTCTAGGATTACTTTGTCCTATAATAGAATTCTTCATGCTCACGTAATTCGTGGATCTCACTATAACACTTGATGTGTGATCGAAAAGTTATTTGAGTATGGAGTATATTTTTGACCTTGTTCGAGAGGGAAAGCACACAAGGACCGCAACTTAATAACAAAAAGGTAAACAAGACGCAGAAACTCAAACCAAtaactgaaacaaaaaaattttgttaCTTTCTCTTCTCTGAACAGGAAGATCTTCATGGGATTATGTACGTAATATACTTTCATCTTTGTTTGTCTTTTGACGGTAACATTTCTTCTCTGAACACGAATATCCTATCTTTGTTCCTCTTCCAAGTTGCAACGGTAATATTTGATGTGGGATCCAAAAGTCATGTGAGTATTATTAGTATTTTCGTCTTTGTTTGATAGGGAAAACACCTAAAGATAGACCTCCACATTCACATAGTTCATGAATGCGATGATAAAATTTGATGTGGGATCCAAAAGTCATGTGAGTATATAGTAGTATTTTTGACTTTGTTCGATAGGGAAAGCACGTAAGGACCACAACCTAATCATATGAAggtaaacaaaacttaaaaatgaTGCTACGTTCACCGCACGAGTCCACCACTCAGTCCACCACGCTCCTATGTGGGACTTACTCCATAccccacaaaaatacataaaaataccatcaattttaaatatttttttatggaaccctatacaaaatcaactcaatcgcATTTCTATGGgactctgtaaaaaatcagctcaatcacaTTTTGGTaagtatgttttttgaatttgtaggggcAAAACTGCTCAATTATTCAGTTTTGCCCTacgaattaaaaaaaacatacctaccATGATGCGATTGAACTcgttttttacagggccccataaaaaaacattttaaattttacaagtatttttctgtattttttttaggcccggagtgggccccaagTAGGCTTGCGGTGGACTCATGCGGTGAGGGTAAAGTCGGTAGACATTAATGTAAAACCAAATAACTGAAACCAATCTCTCACAAACATTAACACTATGTTTGGTTTGCagttttgagatttatttttgagataaattttttttataggtttgcatatttttttcgtctttggtaaattttttaacattttaacaaactcttactttttgaatagagatACGCTATATacatttaaaaagtaaaaaattagacaaaaaatcactaaagacgaaaaaacacaAATGACGAAATagtcaaaaattttgaagagaTTATTTCTGagaggagaaccaaacaaagtagattgaataacaaaacaaagcagtaaaaccatttttttgtaAGACAATTCCAACTCCCGTTGAACCGGAGTGCCCGCatgaatttggttacacaatgtcacttcCTGCAATCACGCTAAAAATAGATTTGCGGGTGCGATGTCAAAtaacataaaagacttaattaaaACCCTTTctaacaccaattgattttaggagagacCGTAGAAAAGCGATCCGGTAGGGTTTATTCCTGttgcaaacaaaaaaaggtaagaaaagtAGGGTACCCTATAGCCTATGGGCCCATTGGGCGGACTGTCTGGCCCAGTCCATTAGAAACTACACAGATGCCCAATTGCCCATGTCTTGACATGCTACAATCCAATCCCTCGAAAGTGGGAAGATACACAGTGGTAGCGGTTGGTTTGGTTTCTCAAACCAGCAGAGATGATGATACCGGCGGAGGAGGCGCTGCAGATCGTGCTGAGAGTCGCTCAGCGCCTGCCACCCGTCTCGGTACCCTTGCACGAAGCTCTGGGCATGGTCTTGGCCGAAGACATCACGGCCCCCGATCCTCTCCCTCCTTACCCTGCCTCCGTCAAGGTCTTCCTAAAACCCTAGCTTCCACTTATAATACATGTACTATTTGATAATTCGGTCGTCCGGTTCGATTTACGTGCATCTCGAGATTAATCCTGAATCAGTCTTACCGCCTATTAGCGGGAGCTCAATTGAAGCCGGAGCAAGCTCCGTATGGACAAGACCcgaaggagttgatagcaccggGTTTTGAACCTAAGGCCGAATGGACAGACCagaggagttgatagcaccagTTTTTGAACGCAAGACCGTAATAGAGAGCAAACCCCTAAGCACAGATTTTGACGACCTTGGGTTCCTTTCTCCAATATATTCACCAACGAACATATGAATtgactttttcttttgattggaTGAATTGACTCTGTTTTGGTAATACTAATCTTATATATGAATTGGCTTAAAATTTTAGGCCACTGGTTTTAAAACATTCCTCCAGACCAACATATCATCTTCGCTTTTATTACCCTTGATACTGAGAAGTCAAGAGTCCAAAACTTGCCAAAGACAAGCATTGATTATTAGTTCTTTCGTTTTTAGTTTGTGGTCTTATCAGGGGAGTATTTCTTGGGTTGTTGtgttattgtatttttctacagcttgactttaaaaaaaaaaaaaaagaaagaaagaaaaattgagaCCTCAGTAATTGTCCATGCCCATAGCTAGCAGTTTATGATCATGAACCAAACCATTCAATTGAGACATGTCCACCATCAAGAACATATTTAGATGGTGTCGTGATGGAAGGAACCTGTGTAAAAGGTTTTAAGGAACTATACACGATGAACACGTGAAAAGGTTCTTACATCAAGAATGGAAAAGAATATTTAACAAGAAGAGGAAGTTGCTTGGTCGTCTTCGCTCTGTGCGGATGGTATTCTATTTATCAGtattctaaaacaaggaattaatcgctGGCAGGACCTATCCAATTAGGTCCAACTAATGATTTATTGctgattactaattaatatgcaccaattaatcgccgattaatcacttgaaggtggccgaccgtccgactagcgcctagcgacttttagaacattgttatttatgaaagaaagaaaagggagaagGGAAGAAAATGACAGAAAGAAAGTAACAAAGAAGGAAAGGAGAAAGGCCCTGTGTTCAAGGCTCTATGCATGTGAAATCTGAATGCTTTGGCAAACTGTTTCATTGTTGACATCAGAACTTTACCTTTCTTttgactcttttcttttccatgatttgattttttacaggatggCTTTGCAGTAGTTGCCACAGATGGGCCTGGTGAATATCCCGTAATAACTGAATCAAGAGCAGGAAATGATGGAGTTGGTGTGACTGTGACCCCAGGAACTATAGCATATGTAACGACCGGAGGTGAGCCTGTTTATGTTGAATCTAAAATTATCATTAATAAAGTTGAGCTTGGACAAATTATGGAGCCCTTGACTGAAGAAAGTGCTAATTTACTTAAACGGTTGGAAATGCTCTCTAATCCTCTATGCACCAACCTTGCTGGTGAAATTGCTAATAGGTAAACGATGGATGTAGTTGGTGTGGTTTACTTTGTGGCATGTCTGTCCTTGTAAACCATCCAGAAAAACATAACTAATTTGGACCTCTTCACGTAGATACCGGGCCGTGTCTTTTTCTGTCTATTTTTCGAGGTTTGctattcttttaaaaaatagttcacTTCAAGAAAGCTAATAGCTGCCATTAACTGATGATGTTCCAGTTTTTGCTCATTTTCTGTCACCATTTTAAGCTGgaaattcaaatcattttttggaTTGCCCAAGTAGATTAAGTGTCTTCTCTTTGCTTCTATTATCTTCTCGTAAAGCCATTCTGTGTGGAATTAATGAGTTTATGTTGAGATTATTTGCACGAGCTGCTTGGTCCTTAAAGGTGTGGTGGACCTCTTTGCAACGAGGGGTTTTGGTTTTAGTCCATTGCTAGGATAAGTGTTTTAATGGTTTCCAATGCTTCAAATGTACGGGTGAAGTGAtctgatttgtttttttttttaaatgggtcTACAGATTTGCAAGTTAAGATGAAAGTGAAAGGAATATCTTATCATGCCCCATCCCTTCTGATCAATTTGGTTGATTATGAAGTTGGGCTCGTTTAatgcttattttgtttaaatgGATTTTGTACGCTTCGTAGGACCAATACCTGAAGGTGCTGACGCAGTTGTGCAAGTAGAGGACACCGAAGTAATAAAAGGTGATTCCATTGAAGCAAAGAGAGTAAGAATATTGGTACAAACTAGCCAAGGTGTTGATATTCGTCCAGTGGTATGACTATTTATGGAAATAAATATCTCCAATTGTATAAGCTTGTATCCGTGTGTATGTGTTATATTTCTAATTGTCTCAGTTTCTTTTCAAGTTCATTGTCATTTGCGCCTAACCTTGAGCTCAATACTGCATATATCCAACACCATTCCTCACATGCAACCCCAATTGTACATGAAGATGCAATCATACATAGTCAAAGGGAAGAGAATGCAAATGAACAGACTGAGACCTTTGGATACGGGCCACCAATGCACATATGAAGCCACCATTATGCTACTGAAATTGCACTGAGAAGCCCAATTCATAGATATTCTCCCATTCTCTACCTGTTACCTTAAGTGCCACAAATGCTACACCTGTAGGGAAATACATTTCCCCTGAAATGGTGTATGAAACCCTAAAAAGTTGATCAATCACACATGTTTTCAAGTTCTCTTTCTTAACATGCCTTATTTCTTCTGCACATTCTGATTCTTCTTGCATTGGTTCCAGATTTAAAATGCTCATGTAGAATATTCTTGGCCAGGGATGTGACATAAACAAAGATGATGTGGTGCTGAAGTCTGGAGAGAGATTAGGGGCTGCAGAAATTGGTCTACTTGCCACTGCAGGTGTAATGATTGTGAAGGTACTAGAAAACCGACCTCTTTCTTCCTAGCTTATTCTCCCTCctttttttggaaggaaaagGGCATTATGGTTGGTTGGTTATTTCCATTGAACTTAATTAAGTTAGGCCATTGAGTACTGTATCCTTTAACTCCTGGAAAATGTTGAGAAAAGGTTTTTCCCCGGTTGAGTTTCATGATATGTTTAGTTAAACGATGTATGTTATAATTATTGGCAAAAGTCTAAACATTAAAATGTTGGGGTGTGGAGAAATAGCTACTAGGCTGATATGTAATGCCGTTATGCAGGTATATCCTTCCCCAACAATTGCTGTGCTTTCCACAGGAGATGAACTTGTAGAGCCAGCAACTGCAAATTTAAGTCGTGGCCAGGTACTACATCGTTCTAGGATAACCTATATTTCCTTACTGGTGGAGCTAGTAGTTTCTTTTGGCTTGATTACTGAAGTAGGTGATGGATTTTTCACTGTCCATTTGGGCTTTAAGACTAAAGGAGAGGATACGGCTTTCCAATGAGCTGAACGGAGAAGATTTATAGCTGAGTAGAATAACTTACACAGGGAAATTATGAAGCAACACGTATATTTTTCCAAAAGCCTAGTGCGACATTGAGGCCACAGTAGGATGCCTGGATGCATGTTTTCAAGTGTGTGTCTAATACATTACTAGGTCTCTTCTAGAGAAGGATTAGATGCTCCCTCTCTCAACCCCCTTCCCAccaccgccccccccccccccgccaaaaaaaaaaaacacccacacatacacacatgtaGTTATATATTCATGTGCATTTTTTCATTCAACTCTAATTCCTTTGGTTTTCTATTGTTCAATTTCTATTTGGCGGAGGGACGTAAATTATGGTGGTcaccttttgtttgtttgcccGAATCAGAAACCCACAAATTACAGAAAGTGGAGCAGTTATATTTGGATTTGCATGTGTCGATATTGACCTCGATTCACTTGGGTTGAAATGCTTAGATCTTCTCACTAACATGGTAACTTTCTTATGCAGATTAGGGACTCCAACCGTGCAATGCTTCTTGCTGCAGCAGCGCAGCAGCAGTGTAAGGTCGTTGACCTTGGTATCGCTAGCGATGATGAAGAAACTATAGAGAGGGTTTTGGATGGTGCATTCTCTTTTGGAATTGATATTCTCTTAACTTCGGGAGGTGTTTCCATGGGAGATAGGGATTTTATCAAGCCTTTGCTTCACAAGAGAGGGAAAGTGTATTTTGACAAGGTAAAGTGATGCCCACTTCTAACCATTTTTCCAGCACTGGCTTGTTCTTATATTTTCTTCCTTTATAGGAATTTTTCACCTGACTTCTAAACAAACAATGCACAAGTAAGAAAAAGTTGCTAGATGTGAACACCCAAGTTTAATAAATGGAGTACTGGTTTGTGCAGCAGTATGACTTAAATTACGTTCGTTTGACGTTGGTCTCTTTAGGTTTGCATGAAACCAGGAAAGCCTCTCACATTTGCTGAAATTGTTCCAGAATCACCAAATAACTTGACGGCAAAAAAGATTCTTGCATTTGGGTTACCAGGAAATCCAGTGAGCTGTATAGTCGGTTTCCAAGTCTTTGTGGTTCCCACCATTCGCCACCTTGCAGGATGGGCAAATCCTCACCTCCCAAGGTTGGTGAAAGTTCTAAAAGAATTGCTTCTGTGTGTGTGGGCAAATCTTCTTgatacttttttcctttctttactTATCCATCTGCCTTGAAACTGAAGTGAATAGATAATATTTTCAATTGGCTCTTTGCTCCTGTTTCTTGTGCAGAGTGCATGCTTGTCTTAGGCGGTCCTTAAAACCAGATCCTGTCCGTCCAGAATTTCATCGTTCCATTATTAGTTGGGAGGTCAATGATGGATCTGGCAATCCAGGGTGAGAGTTTGATTCTTTTGTTTGAGAGCATGGCATTTGGCAACAAGTTGAGAGTACTTGAGGGTTTCACCAAAATGACTTACTagtttactttttgaataatttcagtTTTGTCGCTGAGAGCACTGGTCATCAGATGAGTAGTCGGCTTTTAAGTATGAAGTCAGCAAATGCGTTGTTAGAACTGCCAGCATCAGATGGCGTAATATCTGCTGGGACTGCTGTGACAGCCATCTTAATTTCTGATTTTAGTAGTTCTTCTGTGAGCAAGAGTTTAGTATCACCAGATTTAGGTTGTGCTACACGAGGAAGTGTGACTCAAGAAGCAAGTGCAGGTGATTCACAGGGTTCAGAGTTTAGAGTAGCTATCCTTACAGTGAGTGATACAGTAGCATCAGGGTCTGGACCAGACCGAAGGTATCCTAACTTTACAATGCTCTTTTTCAACAGGCTCAGTTTTGTGCAGTGGAATTTTTCATGCTTCCATTACACTTGAGATTTTAGTTCTCGCAAAGAGAGAACAACAAGAAGGGGTGAGAGAAAAGCTGGGACGATTATCCTTTTTTGACCTAATAGTCTAATACCTTTTACCAACCAATTCTTTGTTTATAGGATCTAGCTAGAGCGTTCTGTGCTTTTATAACTTATTTTTCCTACTTGACTTTTCCACCATATGTGATCCGTGTTCATGTTTTCCACCTTTGTTTGCCAACATGTTTATCGCTTCCATGTTTTCTATCTCCAGTAGAAAACAAATGAGCTAAGCAGTTGCTTCCAACTCTGTTAGGAACCATGGAATCAAGAACTTTATATCTTCTAGGTTTTTAGAACTTCGCAATGAAGTGTTTTGTTGGCTGAATTGCATGATTCACCATTGCTACAAAGGATGCCTCATATGCTACTTGTGTTTAGAGATGACTATTATTCTACCTTCCATAGCACGTGTGAGGGGACCAATCCTGTTGGGGAAAAGTTGACATGCGATGGGGGCAATtgggaagagagaaagagaagaggtCACTACATTATTGCGATTGGGCGATTTGAGGCATGAAGATACACCTCTTGGGATCATCATTCCTAAAAGGTCACTACATTAATGCCACAGTAGAAAGCAAAGTAGATTGTGCTCCTTGTTAAAGTGGAACAGGGAAGTACTGAGTTCTTTGCGACATTTATTCAGTAACTTGTTTTGCACGTTATTGTGCTTAGAGTAGACACATCCAGTCCAGTCTCACCGATGTCGTATGTTTCCACATTCTTGGTATTCTTATCAGCTAGAAGTTTGACAGCGTTTGGTAAAAAAAgtataggaaaaggaaaaagatatgGAAGACCCTATTATTGATAGTCTCTCTATTGTATGGTGCTAGTACATCATATTGCTGTCAATGCATATAAAGTAAGTTTTGTATAGAACCTATGTTATTGTATACTCCAATTTGATATCCAGATCTGTCTCTGGCTCACAGAAGTGGTGACCCTTACGATCTCAAGATATtttttcgagaaaaaaaaaattctctgtTAGAAACTATAGATAAGATACTTGAAAAATGTGTCATAAAGGAGATGAAAACAAGAAATTATATAGCTGCATTATCTCGTTACCTTATCTCTCTCCTTATTAGCGTTCCAAAGTTATTTGTGTTTGAGTCTCTCCCTATTCCCTCATTCACTTGGATAGAAATTTTGAGGAACGAACTTTTAGATCATAGAATTTTAAGGAACTTGTGAGGCAAGAAATCCTGCATGTAGTttcttcaattttgaaaaaaaattgcaactaCGATGCTGGCCTGTTAGATATGTTAATCTTTCAGATGTTTAATTTTGCTCCTTAATTTAGATCGTTATATCACAACTTACTATCTATTGAGAGTACTTTTACTGAGATCATCATAGTCTTATGGTTGAACATGTTCTTGAACATACGAATCTGCAGTGGTCCAAGGGCTGTTTCTGTGGTTAATTCGTCATCAGAAAGATTAGGAGGAGCAAAGATAGTTGCAACAGCTGTGGTTCCTGATGAGGTGTCTAAAATCAAGGACGTTCTGCAGAGATGGAGTGATGTTGACCAAGTGGATCTTGTTCTTACGCTCGGTAAGGTTTTCCAAGTCCAGCACCTTTTTTGTTGTTTAGTGAAAATCTGTTGTGGTTTCTCTTTCCCGCTCTCTTTCCCCTTCTGATGAATTTTCAATTTAGGTGGTACTGGTTTCACCCCCAGAGATGTTACCCCTGAAGCAACAAAAGATGTGATAGAGAAAGAAACTCCTGGTCTTCTATATGTCATGATGCAAGAGAGTCTGAAGGTAAGAGGAGCTTTCCAATGAGCTTGTTTATGTTGTCGGCATTCTGGTCTTTAGTAGTGCTCATGTACATTCAGTTTGGGAGAGACTGGATTTTGAGTAGGCCTTCCACTAAATTCACTTCACCGCAGTTAGCGGGATATACAATGCGATGCTGTGTAAATCCATGTCTGATTAGAGTCTCTTAAATTTTTGTGGTTTAGCTCTTGCACCTGGAAATAAAATGGAATTATGCTATCTATGAAATGAAATGGATTCATGAGCTTTACAATTAAACATTCCATATGCACTTATGTCATTATGTGTGTTTAAATATCCCCCTAGTGTTTGTTTCAACGTGGGATTCTTGatgtttattcaaaagaaaactgGATTTATTTTGTCAATGAAACACAGAATTGCCAGTTCTTCCCTGCACACATTTTCATATGAAATGAGAGTAGTGAATGGT contains the following coding sequences:
- the LOC131306503 gene encoding uncharacterized protein LOC131306503 isoform X1 — protein: MVDQTQFNFECLEKRKTWEKNPGGERRNKKANGVRIAIPLDDILQTKGMCRKDVANHLKVSKSTLKRVCQEYDIYRWPPRKKQELIGQSRPKKSPTDVDQEQILQLNPDTLLSSNQVPATSDTYSVKVKVRCEEGTIMFRLSSPSRKVELEQEVKKRLSFEDGTYNINYKDEDEELILINCDEDLEEYISSSSAGAAV
- the LOC131306342 gene encoding molybdopterin biosynthesis protein CNX1 isoform X3; the encoded protein is MIVKVYPSPTIAVLSTGDELVEPATANLSRGQIRDSNRAMLLAAAAQQQCKVVDLGIASDDEETIERVLDGAFSFGIDILLTSGGVSMGDRDFIKPLLHKRGKVYFDKVCMKPGKPLTFAEIVPESPNNLTAKKILAFGLPGNPVSCIVGFQVFVVPTIRHLAGWANPHLPRVHACLRRSLKPDPVRPEFHRSIISWEVNDGSGNPGFVAESTGHQMSSRLLSMKSANALLELPASDGVISAGTAVTAILISDFSSSSVSKSLVSPDLGCATRGSVTQEASAGDSQGSEFRVAILTVSDTVASGSGPDRSGPRAVSVVNSSSERLGGAKIVATAVVPDEVSKIKDVLQRWSDVDQVDLVLTLGGTGFTPRDVTPEATKDVIEKETPGLLYVMMQESLKVTPFAMLSRSAAGIRGSTLIINMPGNPNAVAECVEALLPALKHALKQIKGDKREKHPSHVPHAQAAPADTWENSYQLASSGSKEPGGSCSH
- the LOC131306503 gene encoding protein NLP5-like isoform X2 codes for the protein MRLIDAAKHLEVSKSTLKRVCQEYDIYRWPPRKKQELIGQSRPKKSPTDVDQEQILQLNPDTLLSSNQVPATSDTYSVKVKVRCEEGTIMFRLSSPSRKVELEQEVKKRLSFEDGTYNINYKDEDEELILINCDEDLEEYISSSSAGAAV
- the LOC131306342 gene encoding molybdopterin biosynthesis protein CNX1 isoform X1 — its product is MMIPAEEALQIVLRVAQRLPPVSVPLHEALGMVLAEDITAPDPLPPYPASVKDGFAVVATDGPGEYPVITESRAGNDGVGVTVTPGTIAYVTTGGPIPEGADAVVQVEDTEVIKGDSIEAKRVRILVQTSQGVDIRPVGCDINKDDVVLKSGERLGAAEIGLLATAGVMIVKVYPSPTIAVLSTGDELVEPATANLSRGQIRDSNRAMLLAAAAQQQCKVVDLGIASDDEETIERVLDGAFSFGIDILLTSGGVSMGDRDFIKPLLHKRGKVYFDKVCMKPGKPLTFAEIVPESPNNLTAKKILAFGLPGNPVSCIVGFQVFVVPTIRHLAGWANPHLPRVHACLRRSLKPDPVRPEFHRSIISWEVNDGSGNPGFVAESTGHQMSSRLLSMKSANALLELPASDGVISAGTAVTAILISDFSSSSVSKSLVSPDLGCATRGSVTQEASAGDSQGSEFRVAILTVSDTVASGSGPDRSGPRAVSVVNSSSERLGGAKIVATAVVPDEVSKIKDVLQRWSDVDQVDLVLTLGGTGFTPRDVTPEATKDVIEKETPGLLYVMMQESLKVTPFAMLSRSAAGIRGSTLIINMPGNPNAVAECVEALLPALKHALKQIKGDKREKHPSHVPHAQAAPADTWENSYQLASSGSKEPGGSCSH
- the LOC131306342 gene encoding molybdopterin biosynthesis protein CNX1 isoform X2, translating into MMIPAEEALQIVLRVAQRLPPVSLPLLEALGKVLAEDITAPDPLPPYPASITDGFAVVATDGPGEYPIITESRAGNDGVGVTVTPGTVAYVTTGGPIPEGADAVVQVEDTEVIKGDSIEAKRVRILVQTSQGVDIRPVGCDINKDDVVLKSGERLGAAEIGLLATAGVMIVKVYPSPTIAVLSTGDELVEPATANLSRGQIRDSNRAMLLAAAAQQQCKVVDLGIASDDEETIERVLDGAFSFGIDILLTSGGVSMGDRDFIKPLLHKRGKVYFDKVCMKPGKPLTFAEIVPESPNNLTAKKILAFGLPGNPVSCIVGFQVFVVPTIRHLAGWANPHLPRVHACLRRSLKPDPVRPEFHRSIISWEVNDGSGNPGFVAESTGHQMSSRLLSMKSANALLELPASDGVISAGTAVTAILISDFSSSSVSKSLVSPDLGCATRGSVTQEASAGDSQGSEFRVAILTVSDTVASGSGPDRSGPRAVSVVNSSSERLGGAKIVATAVVPDEVSKIKDVLQRWSDVDQVDLVLTLGGTGFTPRDVTPEATKDVIEKETPGLLYVMMQESLKVTPFAMLSRSAAGIRGSTLIINMPGNPNAVAECVEALLPALKHALKQIKGDKREKHPSHVPHAQAAPADTWENSYQLASSGSKEPGGSCSH